One genomic window of Paenisporosarcina antarctica includes the following:
- a CDS encoding ZIP family metal transporter, translating to MSSIWVVGTLFTTLGFGIGGIIAMLLKGVQKQTDAVYSICAGLILGLISFEVAPEAIKLGNWVTFSLGILIGVVLYQIIHKSFKVLLVPAKSGAKRSSLYTGMMLMIFITFHNLPIGIILGSNQEATLSLSILKTIFLHNIPEGIIVFTPFFMAGLGIWPLVFFSIIVALPVGFGAYFGSTLHIDNPFFWSVFISMSIGMIYMVTVKEILTDSIKASTSIRVFLLAAIGFGCIGAYFVFI from the coding sequence ATGTCTTCAATCTGGGTTGTTGGAACTTTGTTTACAACTTTAGGTTTTGGTATCGGTGGAATAATTGCTATGTTATTAAAAGGAGTTCAGAAGCAAACCGATGCAGTTTATAGTATTTGTGCAGGTTTAATTCTAGGATTAATAAGTTTTGAAGTTGCCCCTGAGGCAATAAAGCTAGGCAATTGGGTTACTTTTTCATTGGGTATTTTAATAGGAGTAGTCTTATACCAGATTATACATAAATCATTTAAAGTTCTACTCGTTCCTGCTAAAAGTGGAGCAAAGCGTTCTTCATTATACACCGGCATGATGCTGATGATTTTCATTACATTTCATAACCTGCCAATAGGAATTATATTAGGTTCAAATCAGGAGGCCACTTTAAGTCTTTCTATCCTTAAAACGATATTCCTACACAATATTCCAGAGGGGATTATTGTATTTACACCTTTTTTTATGGCTGGATTAGGAATTTGGCCGTTGGTATTTTTTTCAATTATAGTTGCATTACCAGTAGGTTTTGGTGCTTATTTTGGAAGTACATTACATATTGATAATCCCTTTTTCTGGTCTGTTTTTATCAGTATGTCAATTGGAATGATTTATATGGTAACGGTAAAAGAAATATTAACCGATTCCATAAAAGCATCCACTTCCATTCGTGTGTTTCTCTTAGCTGCTATTGGTTTTGGCTGTATAGGAGCATATTTCGTTTTTATCTAA
- a CDS encoding plastocyanin/azurin family copper-binding protein, whose translation MLILSDFHVYALVLISVVTLISILLSLKRKANFPHMTGMIMSMFLGMNVGLTAGVLFGAVYQGDLFFSTIVGMAIGILAGALCGICFGLLSLLEGVMAGLMGGMMGAMLGEMIAVEQAIVFIKIFLVLSVCTIFLLIILSTPNLALIHNKSWFLKPILTFLLVGGVIVLGNSLNKEIEPSIPHNHKEDTHATSEKQIEIQTIVIETAGMKYSPQDIIVEKNSTFTLQLKNSDQIDHDIEIKTSAFTMMRESNHHKIDHNVIHLHAQPETTSELTLSMNEVGTYTFYCTLPGHRENGMVGQLVVK comes from the coding sequence GTGCTAATTTTGAGTGACTTTCATGTGTATGCTTTAGTGTTAATTAGTGTTGTAACACTTATATCCATATTATTAAGTCTCAAACGGAAAGCTAATTTCCCACATATGACCGGTATGATTATGTCCATGTTCCTAGGGATGAATGTAGGATTAACGGCTGGGGTATTGTTTGGTGCTGTATATCAAGGGGATTTATTTTTTTCTACAATTGTAGGAATGGCTATCGGTATACTAGCAGGTGCATTATGTGGAATTTGTTTTGGTCTACTGTCACTGCTAGAAGGGGTTATGGCTGGTTTGATGGGCGGTATGATGGGTGCGATGTTAGGAGAAATGATTGCAGTTGAACAAGCAATTGTATTTATAAAGATTTTTTTAGTTCTATCTGTATGTACAATATTTTTATTGATTATACTATCCACACCGAACTTGGCACTAATTCACAATAAGAGTTGGTTTTTAAAACCCATATTAACCTTTTTGTTAGTTGGTGGGGTTATAGTCTTAGGGAATTCATTAAACAAGGAGATAGAACCTTCTATTCCTCATAATCACAAAGAAGATACACATGCTACATCTGAAAAGCAAATAGAAATTCAAACGATTGTTATTGAAACCGCTGGTATGAAGTACTCACCACAAGATATTATTGTGGAAAAAAATAGTACCTTTACATTGCAATTAAAAAATTCGGATCAAATAGACCATGACATTGAAATTAAAACTTCCGCGTTTACTATGATGCGTGAATCTAATCACCATAAGATAGATCACAACGTGATTCATTTGCATGCACAACCCGAGACGACAAGTGAACTAACATTGTCTATGAATGAAGTTGGAACATATACATTTTATTGTACATTACCTGGGCATCGAGAGAACGGGATGGTAGGTCAGTTAGTAGTAAAATAG
- a CDS encoding metal-sensing transcriptional repressor, translating to MDNTTKETMSNPVVSNASCRKSNHPESVKTDLIHRLNRIEGQVRGIKGMVDKDVYCDDIITQLSATQSALNSVAKVLLQGHLKGCVVDRLAEGDEEILDELLVTIQKLMKK from the coding sequence ATGGATAATACAACAAAAGAAACAATGAGTAATCCTGTAGTCTCGAATGCATCTTGTAGAAAAAGTAATCATCCTGAATCGGTAAAAACAGATTTAATTCATCGATTAAACCGTATTGAAGGTCAAGTTCGAGGAATTAAGGGTATGGTAGATAAAGATGTGTATTGTGATGATATTATTACGCAACTTTCTGCTACTCAGTCTGCATTAAATAGTGTAGCAAAAGTTCTTTTACAAGGACATTTAAAGGGCTGTGTAGTTGACCGATTAGCTGAAGGCGATGAAGAAATTCTTGATGAATTATTAGTAACCATTCAAAAATTAATGAAAAAATAA
- the copZ gene encoding copper chaperone CopZ: MANQVTLQVQGMSCGHCVKSIENSVGAMNGVEKVNVELNNGTVDVEFNSNKVDVQKITDTIEDQGYTVGA; the protein is encoded by the coding sequence ATGGCTAATCAAGTTACTTTACAAGTACAAGGAATGTCTTGCGGGCATTGCGTGAAATCAATTGAAAATAGCGTAGGTGCAATGAACGGTGTGGAAAAAGTGAATGTTGAATTAAATAATGGGACAGTAGATGTTGAATTTAATAGCAATAAAGTGGATGTTCAAAAAATTACAGATACAATTGAAGATCAAGGATACACTGTAGGGGCTTAA
- a CDS encoding heavy metal translocating P-type ATPase, with the protein MTEKKTDIAITGMTCAACANRIEKGLQRMEGVTDATVNFATEKANVSFNEDKTNMASLQDKIRTLGYDVVKEEIDLNIIGMTCAACSTRIEKGLNRMEGVQNATVNLALETGHVSFDPSVLSSNDLIKKVQLLGYNAEFKNEQHGEKMDHRKVEIKKKTRLFLISALLSLPLLWTMVSHFSFTVWMYVPDFLMNPFVQWALATPVQFWIGWTFYKGAYFALRNKSANMDVLVALGTSAAYFYSVYLVLINLQHTGGTHSVGLYFETSAVLITLIILGKVFEARAKGRSSDAIQKLMKLQPKMAFVERDGVTTEIAIDDVRIGDVLMIKPGSSIPVDAKVVSGNSAVDESMLTGESLPVDKSPGDVVYAATVNANGILRVKAQGIGKDTVLSNIIRVVEEAQGSKAPIQRLADQISGIFVPIVVGIAVLTFIGWYFIFSPGNFANALESTIAVLVIACPCALGLATPTSIMAGSGRAAELGVLFKTAEAMENTKHIDTIVLDKTGTITNGRPQVTEFEVVEGFERDRIVSLAASAESQSEHPVSTAITTYGEHAKLPVESFEAIPGHGIRSVVDGQNVLIGTRKLMNEEHVELGQTIADDLESQGKTVMFMAIDGTYAGLIAVADTVKDSSEAAIIEMKKLGLHVVMLTGDQEGTARAIAAQVGIDEVFAGVLPAEKANVVAKLKAQGRRVAMAGDGLNDAPALATADVGMAMGTGTAVAMEAADITLMQGDLMRAVDAIQMSRLTVRNIKQNLFWALAYNAVGIPIAAAGFLAPWLAGAAMAFSSVSVVLNALRLQRAKMTK; encoded by the coding sequence ATGACAGAAAAAAAGACGGATATAGCCATAACCGGAATGACGTGTGCGGCTTGTGCGAATCGAATAGAAAAAGGATTGCAACGAATGGAAGGCGTCACAGATGCAACGGTTAATTTTGCAACTGAGAAAGCGAATGTTTCGTTTAACGAAGATAAAACGAATATGGCATCATTACAAGATAAAATCAGAACTCTTGGGTATGACGTAGTAAAGGAAGAAATAGATTTAAATATAATAGGAATGACGTGTGCAGCTTGTTCCACACGAATAGAAAAAGGTCTTAATCGCATGGAAGGAGTTCAAAATGCAACGGTCAATTTGGCTTTGGAAACAGGTCATGTGTCTTTTGATCCTAGTGTTTTGTCATCAAATGATTTAATAAAGAAAGTTCAATTACTCGGTTACAATGCTGAATTTAAAAATGAACAGCACGGAGAAAAAATGGATCACCGTAAAGTGGAAATTAAAAAGAAAACTCGACTATTTTTAATTTCAGCGTTATTATCTCTTCCGCTTTTATGGACAATGGTGTCCCACTTCTCGTTTACGGTGTGGATGTATGTGCCAGATTTTTTAATGAACCCCTTTGTGCAATGGGCACTTGCAACTCCAGTCCAGTTTTGGATAGGATGGACCTTTTATAAAGGTGCCTATTTTGCCCTGCGCAATAAAAGTGCCAATATGGATGTACTAGTTGCTTTAGGTACATCCGCTGCCTATTTTTACAGTGTTTATCTGGTTTTAATAAATTTACAGCATACAGGCGGCACACACAGTGTTGGGTTATATTTTGAAACGAGTGCAGTGTTAATTACTTTGATTATTCTTGGTAAAGTGTTTGAAGCGCGAGCTAAGGGTCGTTCTTCAGATGCTATTCAAAAGTTAATGAAGCTCCAACCTAAAATGGCATTTGTAGAGCGAGATGGCGTTACAACAGAAATAGCAATAGATGACGTCCGTATTGGAGACGTCTTGATGATAAAGCCGGGTTCATCCATCCCAGTTGACGCAAAAGTCGTCTCGGGTAATTCTGCAGTAGATGAATCAATGTTAACTGGAGAGAGCTTGCCAGTAGATAAATCGCCTGGTGACGTGGTTTATGCAGCAACCGTTAATGCAAATGGCATATTGCGTGTAAAAGCTCAGGGTATTGGTAAAGATACGGTTCTATCAAATATTATCCGTGTAGTTGAAGAAGCACAGGGCTCAAAAGCTCCTATTCAACGACTAGCTGATCAAATTTCAGGGATTTTCGTGCCAATCGTTGTGGGTATTGCGGTTCTTACGTTTATCGGATGGTATTTCATTTTTTCTCCAGGTAATTTTGCAAATGCGTTAGAAAGTACAATTGCTGTGCTTGTTATCGCTTGTCCTTGTGCACTTGGCTTAGCAACTCCCACTTCTATTATGGCTGGATCTGGTCGTGCTGCAGAACTTGGTGTGCTGTTTAAAACTGCCGAAGCTATGGAAAATACAAAACACATCGACACGATTGTGTTAGATAAAACGGGAACAATCACCAATGGTCGACCACAAGTAACTGAGTTTGAAGTGGTTGAAGGGTTTGAACGTGACCGTATTGTATCGCTTGCAGCATCAGCAGAAAGTCAATCGGAGCATCCTGTTTCTACAGCGATTACTACGTATGGGGAACATGCAAAACTGCCAGTGGAATCATTTGAAGCTATTCCGGGACATGGTATCCGTTCAGTCGTGGATGGTCAAAATGTTCTAATTGGAACACGAAAATTAATGAATGAGGAACATGTAGAATTGGGTCAAACGATTGCGGACGATTTAGAATCTCAAGGTAAAACCGTTATGTTCATGGCTATAGATGGGACATACGCAGGGTTAATAGCGGTTGCAGATACGGTAAAAGATTCTTCAGAAGCAGCTATTATAGAAATGAAGAAATTGGGACTACATGTAGTGATGCTAACAGGAGATCAAGAAGGTACTGCACGTGCAATTGCAGCACAAGTTGGCATAGACGAAGTATTCGCAGGTGTTTTACCGGCAGAAAAAGCGAATGTTGTGGCGAAGTTAAAAGCACAAGGTCGACGAGTGGCGATGGCAGGTGACGGACTTAATGATGCCCCTGCTTTAGCGACAGCAGATGTTGGGATGGCAATGGGAACAGGAACAGCCGTTGCGATGGAAGCGGCAGATATAACCTTGATGCAAGGAGATTTAATGCGTGCGGTTGATGCGATTCAAATGAGTCGATTGACTGTGCGTAATATTAAACAAAACTTGTTTTGGGCTTTAGCCTACAATGCAGTAGGGATACCTATTGCGGCTGCAGGATTTTTGGCTCCTTGGCTAGCAGGAGCTGCCATGGCATTTAGCTCGGTATCGGTTGTTTTGAATGCGTTACGTTTACAACGTGCAAAAATGACCAAGTAA